The Ooceraea biroi isolate clonal line C1 chromosome 1, Obir_v5.4, whole genome shotgun sequence genome has a window encoding:
- the LOC105285461 gene encoding uncharacterized protein LOC105285461: MNAAASQTAQYSMRQAESAVAQPTEEPMPATLMPTSSGIDSSTDAPGQEIIEEAIGGLFAIELDEPETMPTTVTVESNNLMPLLKIISTSPAQEAAAKREAAGKLVMDMAGADRNGPYFFYLRTEPDIDIAIEHNDEKVIPDPGRERISANRKYLYFNLRDEQR; encoded by the exons ATGAATGCAGCAGCTTCGCAGACCGCTCAATATTCAATGAGGCAAGCTGAAAGCGCCGTTGCTCAACCGACGGAGGAACCGATGCCTGCAACACTGATGCCGACATCGAGCGGGATTGATTCCTCGACGGATGCACCTGGTCAGGAAATCATCGAGGAGGCGATAGGAGGTCTGTTCGCGATAGAGCTGGACGAGCCGGAAACGATGCCGACGACGGTCACGGTGGAGTCAAACAACTTGATGCCCTTGCTCAAAATCATTTCGACATCGCCCGCG cAAGAAGCAGCTGCGAAACGCGAAGCGGCCGGAAAGCTAGTAATGGATATGGCAGGTGCCGACCGAAATGGTCCATACTTCTTTTACCTAAGGACGGAGCCCGACATAGATATAGCAATCGAACACAATGATGAGAAGGTAATACCGGATCCTGGTCGCGAACGTATTTCCGCTAATCGCAAATACCTTTATTTTAATCTGAGAGATGAGCAACGATAA